In one window of Acanthopagrus latus isolate v.2019 chromosome 15, fAcaLat1.1, whole genome shotgun sequence DNA:
- the LOC119033017 gene encoding synapse differentiation-inducing gene protein 1 isoform X1 codes for MEGGEEESRGEEAETSSTLGRASPRGGEGGGGGGDTCRQNGLINTHRLGAEPREALLLVYSAPQFQGHMVVNALSQQERSSAGGGGSEGPPQLLNPSALLPHQGVLDPHLRPPPGLLLCPESVLQAWGEARGGDCCETTFIEGLGPSASSSSSAVASSTKEALLFTDGRFLDFSGEEAKIHTLSYDIDDDDDFQELESDYSSESESEDTFLLMPPRDHLGLSVFSMLCCFWPLGIAAFYLSQETNKAVSKGDFHVASSSSRRALFLAVLSITIGTGIYVGVAVALIAYLSKNHHW; via the exons atggagggaggagaggaggagagccgaGGAGAAGAGGCTGAAACCTCGTCCACCCTGGGGAGAGCATCGccaagaggaggagaaggaggtggaggaggaggagacacctGCAGACAAAATGGCCTCATCAACACTCACCGGTTGGGGGCGGAGCCTCGGGAGGCGCTGCTGTTGGTGTACTCAGCTCCTCAATTTCAGGGTCACATGGTGGTGAACGCCCTCTctcagcaggagaggagcagtgcaggaggaggaggaagtgaaggtcCTCCTCAGCTCCTGAACCCCAGCGCTCTTCTCCCCCACCAGGGGGTGTTGGACCCCCACCTCAGGCCTCCACCCGGCCTCCTCCTGTGTCCAGAGAGCGTCCTGCAGGCGTGgggggaggcgaggggaggagaCTGCTGTGAGACCACCTTCATCGAGGGGCTCGGTCCcagcgcctcctcctcctcctcagctgtcgCCTCCTCCACCAAGGAGGCACTGCTGTTCACTGACGGGAGGTTTCTGGACTTTTCTGGAGAGGAAGCAAAGATTCACACGCTGTCGTACGACATTGACGATGACGACGACTTCCAGGAGCTTGAG agtgaTTACTCCAGCGAATCAGAGAGTGAGGACACCTTCCTGTTGATGCCTCCCAGAGATCACCTGGGCCTCAGTGTCTTCTCCATGCTCTGCTGCTTCTGGCCTCTTGGCATCGCTGCCTTCTACCTGTCCCAGGAG acCAACAAGGCGGTGTCCAAAGGAGATTTCCACGTGGCGAGCTCCAGTTCGAGGCGGGCTCTCTTCCTGGCGGTGCTGTCAATCACCATCGGGACAGGTATCTATGTGGGCGTGGCCGTGGCGCTCATCGCCTACCTCTCCAAGAACCACCACTGGTAG
- the LOC119033017 gene encoding synapse differentiation-inducing gene protein 1 isoform X2 yields MEGGEEESRGEEAETSSTLGRASPRGGEGGGGGGDTCRQNGLINTHRLGAEPREALLLVYSAPQFQGHMVVNALSQQERSSAGGGGSEGPPQLLNPSALLPHQGVLDPHLRPPPGLLLCPESVLQAWGEARGGDCCETTFIEGLGPSASSSSSAVASSTKEALLFTDGRFLDFSGEEAKIHTLSYDIDDDDDFQELESDYSSESESEDTFLLMPPRDHLGLSVFSMLCCFWPLGIAAFYLSQEVHTLCTSTNQRGAESSKLQIILNPGEMISAETVSIITGLNDFSVADLNRTK; encoded by the exons atggagggaggagaggaggagagccgaGGAGAAGAGGCTGAAACCTCGTCCACCCTGGGGAGAGCATCGccaagaggaggagaaggaggtggaggaggaggagacacctGCAGACAAAATGGCCTCATCAACACTCACCGGTTGGGGGCGGAGCCTCGGGAGGCGCTGCTGTTGGTGTACTCAGCTCCTCAATTTCAGGGTCACATGGTGGTGAACGCCCTCTctcagcaggagaggagcagtgcaggaggaggaggaagtgaaggtcCTCCTCAGCTCCTGAACCCCAGCGCTCTTCTCCCCCACCAGGGGGTGTTGGACCCCCACCTCAGGCCTCCACCCGGCCTCCTCCTGTGTCCAGAGAGCGTCCTGCAGGCGTGgggggaggcgaggggaggagaCTGCTGTGAGACCACCTTCATCGAGGGGCTCGGTCCcagcgcctcctcctcctcctcagctgtcgCCTCCTCCACCAAGGAGGCACTGCTGTTCACTGACGGGAGGTTTCTGGACTTTTCTGGAGAGGAAGCAAAGATTCACACGCTGTCGTACGACATTGACGATGACGACGACTTCCAGGAGCTTGAG agtgaTTACTCCAGCGAATCAGAGAGTGAGGACACCTTCCTGTTGATGCCTCCCAGAGATCACCTGGGCCTCAGTGTCTTCTCCATGCTCTGCTGCTTCTGGCCTCTTGGCATCGCTGCCTTCTACCTGTCCCAGGAG GTCCACACACTCTGcacatcaaccaatcagagaggagctgaatCGTCCAAACTACAGATTATTCTGAATCCAGGGGAGATGATATCCGCTGAGACGGTTTCAATTATTACTGGACTTAACGACTTCTCTGTTGCTGATCTGAATCGTACAAAGTGA